The Pirellulales bacterium genome window below encodes:
- a CDS encoding DegT/DnrJ/EryC1/StrS family aminotransferase: MSQHLALLGGRPVRERPFTSWPIFEENEEARLLGALRSGRWGRLDGNEVAEFEERFAAMHGCQHGIAVVNGTVSLRLSLIAAGLEAESEVIIPPYTFFSTASAVVEANMVPVFADVDLGTFNLDPQAVEVAITPRTRAIIPVHFAGQPADMDAIMAIAKKHELLVIEDAAHAHGASYKNRPAGSLADVASFSFQSSKNLTCGEGGIITTNDAQLAASCRSLHNCGRIPTGVWYEHHIVSGNYRLGELQGALLNAQLDRLEQQTTTRDNNGKYLSERLKSFPGLFSQERPEYCTRHAYHLFMMRVDAQEFGAPRAAVIAALRAEGIPCSPGYGYSLPQQPMFSNRAFGPYLARVADLLDYDQVHCPNSDLLCREQALWLEQGMFLGPRSDMDDICRAFEKVYGGRAALADWSCSAGAR, translated from the coding sequence ATGTCGCAACATCTCGCTTTATTGGGAGGTCGCCCTGTCCGAGAGCGTCCCTTCACGTCCTGGCCCATCTTCGAAGAGAACGAGGAAGCGCGTCTGTTGGGCGCTCTGCGCAGCGGCCGCTGGGGTCGGTTAGACGGCAATGAGGTCGCCGAGTTCGAAGAACGGTTCGCCGCCATGCACGGTTGCCAGCACGGCATCGCGGTGGTCAACGGCACCGTGTCGCTGCGATTGAGCTTGATCGCGGCCGGGCTAGAAGCCGAGAGCGAAGTCATCATACCGCCGTACACGTTCTTTTCGACGGCCTCGGCTGTGGTCGAGGCCAACATGGTGCCCGTGTTCGCAGACGTGGATTTGGGTACGTTCAATCTCGATCCACAGGCTGTCGAGGTAGCCATCACGCCGCGCACGCGCGCAATCATCCCTGTCCATTTCGCCGGTCAACCGGCCGACATGGATGCGATCATGGCGATCGCAAAGAAGCACGAGTTGCTAGTTATCGAGGACGCCGCCCACGCGCACGGTGCCAGCTACAAAAATCGTCCTGCCGGCAGCCTGGCCGACGTGGCGTCGTTCTCGTTCCAATCGAGCAAGAACCTCACCTGCGGCGAGGGGGGCATCATTACCACCAACGACGCGCAGCTGGCCGCTTCCTGCCGCTCGCTGCACAATTGCGGTCGCATCCCGACCGGCGTGTGGTACGAGCACCATATTGTTTCCGGCAACTACCGACTGGGAGAATTGCAAGGGGCGCTGCTCAATGCGCAGCTCGACCGGCTGGAACAACAAACTACGACTCGTGACAACAACGGCAAGTATCTAAGCGAACGGCTCAAGAGTTTCCCGGGCCTTTTCTCGCAAGAGCGCCCTGAATACTGTACCCGTCATGCTTATCATCTTTTCATGATGCGGGTCGACGCTCAGGAATTTGGCGCTCCACGCGCCGCTGTGATCGCGGCCCTGCGGGCCGAAGGAATACCCTGTTCGCCCGGTTACGGATATTCTCTGCCGCAACAGCCCATGTTCAGCAACCGTGCCTTCGGCCCGTACTTGGCACGGGTGGCCGACCTGCTGGACTACGACCAGGTGCATTGTCCAAACAGCGATCTGCTATGTCGCGAACAAGCCCTGTGGTTGGAGCAGGGGATGTTTCTCGGTCCGCGGTCGGACATGGACGATATCTGCCGTGCTTTTGAAAAAGTATACGGCGGGCGCGCTGCGCTGGCCGACTGGTCCTGTAGCGCTGGCGCACGGTGA